Proteins encoded within one genomic window of Saccharopolyspora pogona:
- a CDS encoding DUF4333 domain-containing protein, which yields MSSPYGPPGGYPQWGQQPQGPGMQPAAPGYPQPGGFAPQRPPQQQPPQPPQQQPYGYGRPQYPQGGQYPAPGGYGRFDQFERPKKKRSALPWVLGGIGAVLVVGVVLVLGFVTPGWFVQPVFDAASVEKGVTQTLKGSYGLQGVGNVSCPSGQPVAVGQRFDCKVSIDSATKTVTVTVKNEKGVYEVGHPK from the coding sequence ATGTCGTCCCCCTACGGCCCGCCGGGGGGCTATCCCCAGTGGGGGCAGCAACCCCAGGGGCCTGGGATGCAGCCGGCGGCGCCGGGCTATCCGCAGCCGGGTGGTTTCGCGCCGCAGCGACCCCCGCAGCAGCAGCCGCCGCAACCACCTCAGCAGCAGCCCTACGGCTATGGCCGGCCGCAGTACCCGCAGGGCGGGCAGTACCCGGCACCGGGCGGCTACGGGCGATTCGACCAGTTCGAACGGCCGAAGAAGAAGCGCTCGGCGCTGCCGTGGGTGCTCGGCGGGATCGGCGCGGTCCTCGTGGTCGGCGTGGTGCTGGTGCTCGGGTTCGTCACGCCGGGCTGGTTCGTGCAGCCGGTGTTCGACGCGGCCAGCGTGGAGAAGGGCGTCACGCAGACCCTGAAGGGCTCCTACGGGCTGCAGGGGGTCGGGAACGTCAGCTGCCCGAGCGGGCAGCCGGTGGCGGTCGGTCAGCGCTTCGACTGCAAGGTCAGCATCGACTCGGCGACCAAGACCGTCACGGTGACGGTCAAGAACGAGAAGGGCGTCTACGAGGTCGGCCACCCCAAGTGA
- a CDS encoding GNAT family N-acetyltransferase → MLGAFVDGELAGTTRTITNVLAVPGGRRLPAGAVTGVGVRADQTGGGPHPGARPGGRPGGGLPVRHCRTALVWHQLLSARAHFSFRATGGVRAPGDGCERTACS, encoded by the coding sequence GTGCTGGGGGCGTTCGTCGACGGTGAGCTGGCTGGGACGACGAGAACGATTACGAACGTGCTGGCGGTGCCGGGCGGTCGGCGGCTGCCGGCGGGCGCGGTGACGGGTGTCGGGGTCCGCGCCGACCAGACTGGCGGCGGGCCGCATCCAGGCGCACGACCCGGCGGCCGTCCCGGCGGCGGACTCCCTGTTCGCCACTGTCGTACCGCCCTGGTGTGGCACCAGCTTCTGAGCGCCCGTGCGCACTTTTCGTTTCGCGCGACCGGGGGAGTCCGAGCTCCCGGTGATGGGTGTGAGCGAACGGCCTGCTCGTAG
- a CDS encoding TetR/AcrR family transcriptional regulator: protein MLDTAMGLFRRQGYHATGINQVLAESEAPRGSLYFHFPGGKQQLAAEAVEASGRQVSELLAAVVVEASGPREAVAAVMAHFAQALEESDFSSGCPVATVALEASAESAEVRSACDGAYGTWMAGLAAAFEAWGMPASRAGELAVTALSMLEGALLLCKVQRDVATLRTVGDQLAELLESARTEEV, encoded by the coding sequence ATGCTCGACACCGCCATGGGGCTGTTCCGGCGGCAGGGCTACCACGCCACCGGCATCAACCAGGTGCTCGCGGAGTCCGAAGCTCCGCGCGGCTCGCTGTACTTCCACTTCCCCGGCGGCAAGCAGCAACTCGCCGCCGAGGCCGTCGAGGCATCCGGGCGGCAGGTCAGCGAGCTGCTGGCGGCAGTCGTGGTGGAGGCGAGCGGGCCACGCGAAGCGGTCGCGGCGGTCATGGCGCATTTCGCGCAGGCGCTGGAGGAATCGGATTTCAGCAGCGGCTGCCCGGTGGCCACCGTCGCACTGGAGGCGAGCGCGGAAAGCGCGGAGGTCCGGAGCGCATGCGACGGCGCCTACGGCACCTGGATGGCGGGGCTGGCGGCCGCGTTCGAAGCGTGGGGGATGCCGGCCTCCCGGGCGGGGGAGCTCGCGGTGACCGCGTTGTCGATGCTCGAAGGTGCCCTGCTGCTCTGCAAGGTCCAGCGGGACGTCGCGACGTTGCGGACGGTGGGCGATCAGCTGGCGGAACTGCTCGAAAGCGCTCGGACGGAGGAAGTTTGA
- a CDS encoding MBL fold metallo-hydrolase, producing the protein MRVHHLNCGTMRPFGGRLVNEGGGVLGPARMVCHCLLVETERGLVLVDTGLGVPDVTTHVEHLERSWLRLTRPVLDVAETAAAQIKRLGYRTEDVQHIVLTHLDRDHAGGLPDFPQAQVHVHDVEYQAMLRSPEPSRYLGHQWQHGPKWNVHGSAGGERWFGFEAVRHLPGLPPEILLVPLVGHTRGHTGVAVRRPDGRWLLHAGDAYFYHGEMADSPHCTPVLRHFQNRAQEDGPQRRRNQDRLHDLVTAHRSEIDVFCAHDPIEFERHLRAESTVDK; encoded by the coding sequence ATGCGGGTCCACCACCTGAACTGCGGGACCATGCGGCCGTTCGGCGGCCGGCTGGTCAACGAGGGCGGTGGTGTGCTCGGTCCGGCCCGGATGGTCTGCCACTGCCTGCTGGTCGAGACCGAGCGGGGATTGGTGCTAGTCGACACCGGTCTGGGCGTCCCGGATGTCACCACGCACGTCGAGCACCTGGAGCGGAGCTGGCTGCGGCTGACCCGCCCGGTGCTGGACGTGGCGGAAACGGCGGCGGCGCAGATCAAGCGCCTCGGCTACCGCACCGAGGATGTGCAGCACATCGTGCTGACCCACCTGGACCGCGATCACGCCGGGGGACTGCCGGACTTCCCGCAGGCGCAGGTCCACGTGCACGACGTGGAGTACCAGGCGATGCTGCGCAGCCCGGAGCCGTCGCGCTACCTCGGCCACCAGTGGCAGCACGGTCCTAAGTGGAACGTCCACGGCAGCGCAGGTGGAGAGCGCTGGTTCGGCTTCGAGGCGGTGCGCCACTTGCCCGGGCTGCCGCCGGAGATCCTGCTCGTCCCGTTGGTCGGGCACACCCGCGGGCACACCGGGGTGGCGGTGCGGCGGCCGGACGGGCGGTGGCTGCTGCACGCCGGTGACGCCTACTTCTACCATGGCGAGATGGCGGACAGTCCACATTGCACGCCGGTCCTGCGCCACTTCCAGAACCGGGCCCAGGAAGACGGCCCGCAGCGGAGGCGGAACCAGGACCGGCTGCACGACCTGGTGACCGCGCACCGAAGCGAGATCGACGTGTTCTGCGCGCATGACCCGATCGAATTCGAGCGCCACCTACGAGCAGAATCCACAGTGGACAAATAG
- a CDS encoding 5'-3' exonuclease, with product MLVDSAGLWFRSYYALPDSLTAPDGTPVNSVRGFCDMLAKLIIDRRPSRLVACLDNDWRPQFRVDALPSYKAHRVAEDDPAAEEVPDTLSPQIPVILEVLDAAGIATAEAEGYEADDVIGALADREARDPVEVVTGDRDLFQLVRTQPTAVRVIYIGAGLAKAQDYGPAELAEKYALPADRAGDDYAEMAMLRGDPSDGLPGVAGIGEKTAAKLITQFGSLEALLAAAGSGDSRLTPRIRGKLAEAADYLAAAPSVVRVARDAPVVQDRPDALPQSPVDTDRLRELQRIWGLGASIDRLIAALTP from the coding sequence ATGCTCGTCGATTCGGCCGGGTTGTGGTTCCGCTCGTACTACGCCCTGCCCGATTCGCTGACCGCCCCGGACGGCACGCCGGTGAACTCGGTGCGCGGTTTCTGCGACATGCTCGCCAAGCTGATCATCGACCGGCGCCCGTCGCGGCTGGTGGCGTGCCTGGACAACGACTGGCGGCCGCAGTTCCGCGTCGACGCGCTGCCGTCCTACAAGGCACACCGCGTCGCCGAGGACGACCCCGCGGCCGAAGAGGTCCCGGACACGCTGTCGCCGCAGATCCCGGTGATCCTCGAAGTCCTCGACGCGGCGGGCATCGCCACCGCCGAAGCCGAGGGCTACGAGGCCGACGACGTCATCGGCGCGCTGGCCGACCGCGAGGCCCGGGACCCGGTCGAGGTCGTCACCGGCGACCGGGACCTGTTCCAGCTGGTGCGCACGCAGCCCACCGCGGTCCGGGTAATCTACATCGGCGCAGGCCTGGCGAAGGCGCAGGACTACGGCCCCGCCGAACTCGCGGAGAAGTACGCCCTGCCGGCCGACCGAGCCGGCGACGACTACGCGGAAATGGCGATGCTGCGCGGAGATCCGTCGGACGGGCTGCCCGGGGTGGCCGGCATCGGCGAGAAGACGGCGGCGAAGCTGATCACCCAGTTCGGCTCGCTCGAAGCGCTCCTCGCGGCGGCCGGGAGCGGCGATTCCCGCCTGACCCCGAGGATCCGGGGCAAGCTCGCGGAAGCCGCCGACTACCTGGCCGCGGCCCCGTCGGTGGTCCGGGTGGCCCGCGACGCCCCGGTGGTCCAGGACCGCCCGGATGCGCTCCCACAGTCCCCTGTGGACACCGACCGCCTGCGCGAGCTCCAACGCATCTGGGGCCTGGGTGCCAGCATCGACCGCCTTATCGCGGCCCTGACCCCCTGA
- a CDS encoding DeoR/GlpR family DNA-binding transcription regulator produces the protein MYGAERQQLLAQRARRDGRIDVTAAAAEFEVAPETIRRDLAALERQGLVRRVYGGAIPVERLDFEPGVSLRDQTNASEKERIARAALERVPSRGTVLLDAGTTTARLAGLLPADRELTVVTNSLPVANQLAIRNNYNVHLLGGRIRGTTLATVESWALDVLRGLTIDVGFFGTNGFSAARGCTTPDPAESAVKAAMVAACRKRVLLADHSKYGDDQFSRFAELSEIDVVVTDEGLDEAALDELEQIEAEVVLA, from the coding sequence ATGTACGGGGCGGAGCGCCAGCAGCTGCTGGCGCAGCGGGCACGACGCGACGGGCGCATCGACGTCACCGCCGCGGCGGCCGAGTTCGAGGTGGCACCCGAGACCATCCGCCGTGATCTCGCCGCGCTCGAACGCCAAGGCCTGGTGCGGCGCGTCTACGGCGGCGCCATCCCGGTCGAGCGGCTCGACTTCGAACCCGGGGTATCGCTGCGCGACCAGACCAATGCGAGCGAGAAGGAGCGCATCGCCCGCGCCGCGCTGGAGCGGGTGCCCAGCCGGGGCACCGTGCTGCTGGACGCGGGCACCACGACGGCGCGGCTGGCGGGCCTGCTGCCCGCCGACCGCGAGCTGACCGTCGTCACCAACTCGCTGCCGGTGGCCAACCAGCTGGCCATCCGCAACAACTACAACGTGCACCTGCTCGGCGGGCGGATCCGCGGCACCACGCTGGCGACGGTTGAGTCCTGGGCGCTCGACGTGCTGCGCGGCCTCACCATCGACGTGGGGTTCTTCGGCACCAACGGCTTCTCGGCCGCCCGCGGCTGTACCACCCCGGACCCGGCGGAGTCCGCGGTGAAGGCGGCGATGGTGGCCGCCTGCCGCAAGCGGGTGCTGCTGGCCGACCACAGCAAGTACGGCGACGACCAGTTCAGCCGGTTCGCCGAGCTGTCCGAGATCGACGTCGTGGTGACCGACGAGGGCCTCGACGAGGCGGCACTCGACGAGCTCGAGCAGATCGAAGCGGAAGTGGTGCTGGCGTGA
- the pfkB gene encoding 1-phosphofructokinase: MIVTVTPNPSLDRTVQVDRLVPGAVHRALRAHLDPGGKGVNVARALAAADVPTLAVLPSGGAVGARLAELLAPEAVPVVEVPVQAPTRSNIAVVEADGTTSKFNEPGPELTADEVAAMERTAADLAGRADWVVTCGSLPAGCPDDLHARIVAAARRAGAMVAVDTSGRPLELACQARPDLVKPNLAELAELAGGPLRDLGDVLAVAHRLRAGGVVTVLVSLGQLGAVLVAETGTWHATSIATEVRSTVGAGDAMLAGFLRAGGKGPTALRTAVAYGTAAVGLAGSRMPGPDDVRPLRVRVDTVDKSVSLSGVAA; this comes from the coding sequence GTGATCGTGACCGTGACGCCGAACCCGAGCCTGGACCGCACCGTCCAGGTGGACCGGCTGGTGCCCGGTGCGGTGCACCGAGCCCTCCGGGCGCACCTGGACCCGGGCGGCAAGGGCGTGAACGTGGCCCGCGCGCTGGCCGCGGCCGACGTGCCGACGCTGGCGGTGCTGCCCTCCGGCGGCGCGGTGGGCGCGCGGCTGGCCGAGCTGCTGGCGCCGGAGGCGGTGCCGGTGGTGGAGGTGCCGGTGCAGGCCCCCACCCGCAGCAACATCGCCGTGGTGGAGGCCGACGGCACCACGAGCAAGTTCAACGAGCCCGGCCCGGAGCTCACCGCGGACGAGGTCGCGGCGATGGAGCGCACCGCCGCCGACCTGGCCGGGCGGGCGGACTGGGTGGTGACCTGCGGGAGCCTGCCCGCCGGATGCCCGGACGACCTGCACGCCCGGATCGTCGCCGCCGCGCGGCGCGCCGGGGCGATGGTCGCCGTGGACACCTCGGGACGCCCCCTGGAACTGGCCTGCCAGGCCCGGCCGGACCTGGTCAAGCCGAACCTCGCCGAACTCGCCGAGCTGGCCGGTGGGCCGCTGCGCGACCTCGGCGACGTGCTGGCCGTCGCGCACCGGCTGCGGGCCGGCGGCGTGGTGACCGTGCTGGTGAGCCTCGGCCAGCTGGGCGCGGTGCTGGTCGCGGAGACCGGCACCTGGCACGCCACGAGCATCGCGACCGAGGTGCGCAGCACCGTCGGCGCGGGCGACGCGATGCTCGCCGGATTCCTGCGGGCGGGCGGCAAGGGCCCGACCGCCTTGCGAACCGCCGTCGCCTACGGCACGGCGGCGGTCGGGCTGGCGGGCAGCCGCATGCCCGGCCCGGACGACGTCCGCCCGCTGCGGGTGCGAGTGGACACAGTGGACAAATCAGTGAGCCTCAGCGGAGTGGCGGCATGA
- a CDS encoding PTS sugar transporter subunit IIA, whose amino-acid sequence MTTELITSDLVELDLAGTDRQAVVRDLAERLVAAGRVTDLEQFLADIEAREQQMPTGLEGGIGIPHCRSAAVTAPSLAFGRSTAGVDFGAEDGPAKLIFLIAAPAGGGADHMTVLAALARRLVRAEFKQTLLDATDAARLAKYVREEVTP is encoded by the coding sequence ATGACAACCGAACTAATCACCTCGGACCTCGTGGAACTGGACCTGGCCGGCACCGACCGGCAAGCCGTGGTGCGCGACCTCGCCGAGCGGCTGGTGGCCGCCGGCCGCGTCACGGACCTCGAGCAGTTCCTGGCCGACATCGAAGCCCGCGAGCAGCAGATGCCCACCGGGCTGGAGGGCGGCATCGGCATCCCGCACTGCCGCTCCGCGGCGGTGACCGCGCCGTCGCTGGCCTTCGGCCGCAGCACCGCCGGCGTCGACTTCGGCGCCGAAGACGGCCCGGCCAAGCTCATCTTCCTCATCGCCGCCCCGGCAGGCGGCGGCGCCGACCACATGACGGTGCTCGCCGCGCTGGCCCGGCGCCTGGTGCGCGCCGAGTTCAAGCAGACGCTGCTCGACGCGACCGACGCGGCGCGGCTCGCCAAGTACGTGCGTGAGGAGGTCACGCCGTGA
- a CDS encoding PTS fructose transporter subunit IIC yields the protein MKYVAVTACPTGIAHTYMAAEALEQAAKAAGDEVLVETQGSAGSTPLSAADIAAADAVIFAADVGVRDRDRFAGKPVVEASVKQAINDAAGLLGRAKDAAAEQPAGAPEPAGASESAAEEPELASKVFAGTGFGTRLRQWLMTGVSYMIPFVAAGGLLIALSFALGGYQITDAPPVTGNFDAASLVSWAALFNQIGTLAFEFLVPVLAGFIAFAIADRPAIAPGFVGGAVAVTVGAGFLGGLVAGLLAGAVIAGLKRIKVPRGVAGIMPVVVLPLLGSLVVGALMFVLIGKPIAVAMAALTGWLTGLSGANAALLGALLGAMIAFDMGGPINKVAYTFAVGGLSIGTTASLEIMAAVMAAGMVPPLALALASAVRGKLFSPAERASGRAAWLLGASFITEGAIPFAAGDPLRVIPSIVIGSATTGALSMTFGATLRAPHGGIFVTPLVGNPLAYLAAIVVGVVVAAVAVLFAKQLGRPAVEQPAPEAAAAVPA from the coding sequence GTGAAGTACGTAGCCGTCACCGCCTGCCCGACCGGCATCGCCCACACCTACATGGCCGCGGAAGCCCTGGAGCAGGCCGCCAAGGCGGCCGGCGACGAGGTGCTGGTCGAGACCCAGGGATCGGCGGGTTCGACGCCGCTGTCCGCGGCGGACATCGCGGCGGCCGACGCGGTGATCTTCGCCGCCGACGTCGGGGTGCGGGACCGGGACCGCTTCGCGGGCAAACCGGTCGTGGAGGCCTCCGTGAAGCAGGCCATCAACGACGCGGCGGGCCTGCTGGGCCGCGCCAAGGACGCGGCGGCCGAGCAACCGGCGGGTGCGCCCGAACCCGCCGGCGCGTCCGAATCCGCCGCCGAAGAGCCGGAACTGGCCAGCAAGGTCTTCGCCGGCACCGGTTTCGGCACCCGGCTGCGGCAGTGGTTGATGACCGGCGTCAGCTACATGATCCCGTTCGTGGCCGCCGGCGGTCTGCTGATCGCGCTGAGCTTCGCGCTCGGCGGCTACCAGATCACCGACGCGCCGCCGGTCACCGGCAACTTCGACGCCGCGAGCCTGGTCAGCTGGGCCGCCCTGTTCAACCAGATCGGCACGCTGGCCTTCGAGTTCCTGGTGCCGGTGCTGGCCGGGTTCATCGCCTTCGCCATCGCCGACCGGCCCGCGATCGCCCCCGGCTTCGTCGGCGGCGCGGTGGCGGTGACCGTCGGCGCGGGCTTCCTGGGCGGGCTCGTCGCCGGTCTGCTGGCCGGTGCCGTGATCGCCGGGCTGAAGCGGATCAAGGTGCCGCGCGGAGTCGCCGGGATCATGCCGGTGGTGGTGCTGCCGCTGCTCGGTTCGCTGGTGGTGGGCGCGCTGATGTTCGTCCTGATCGGCAAGCCGATCGCGGTGGCCATGGCGGCGCTCACCGGCTGGCTGACCGGCCTGTCCGGGGCGAACGCGGCGCTGCTGGGCGCCCTGCTCGGCGCGATGATCGCCTTCGACATGGGCGGGCCGATCAACAAGGTCGCCTACACCTTCGCCGTCGGCGGGCTGAGCATCGGAACCACGGCGTCGCTGGAGATCATGGCCGCCGTGATGGCCGCCGGCATGGTCCCGCCGCTGGCACTGGCCCTGGCCTCGGCGGTGCGCGGCAAGCTGTTCTCCCCGGCCGAGCGGGCCAGCGGCCGCGCCGCCTGGCTGCTCGGGGCGTCGTTCATCACCGAGGGAGCGATCCCGTTCGCGGCGGGCGATCCGCTGCGGGTGATCCCGTCGATCGTGATCGGCTCGGCGACGACCGGTGCGCTGTCGATGACCTTCGGCGCCACGCTGCGCGCCCCGCACGGCGGGATCTTCGTGACGCCGCTGGTGGGCAACCCGCTGGCCTACCTGGCCGCGATCGTCGTCGGCGTCGTGGTGGCAGCGGTGGCGGTGCTGTTCGCCAAGCAGCTCGGCCGCCCGGCCGTCGAGCAGCCGGCTCCCGAAGCCGCGGCCGCCGTCCCGGCCTGA
- a CDS encoding HPr family phosphocarrier protein yields MQRRVRIASSVGLHARPAALLAKAAAAQAATVTIAKVVDGVAGEPVDAGSMLGLMSLGAQHGEEVELSGSDEAALDDLVALLEQDLDKAPA; encoded by the coding sequence ATGCAACGTCGAGTCCGCATCGCCTCTTCGGTCGGCCTGCACGCCCGCCCGGCCGCACTGCTCGCGAAGGCCGCTGCCGCGCAAGCCGCGACCGTCACGATCGCCAAGGTCGTCGACGGCGTGGCCGGTGAGCCAGTCGACGCGGGCAGCATGCTCGGCCTGATGTCCCTGGGCGCCCAGCACGGCGAGGAGGTCGAGCTGTCCGGCAGCGACGAGGCGGCCCTGGACGACCTCGTCGCCCTGCTCGAACAGGACCTGGACAAGGCCCCGGCCTGA
- a CDS encoding M24 family metallopeptidase — protein MATVSIKQDPSVFAARLIKAAETAAAAELDALLITPGSDLRYLLGAGGESHERLTCLVLPAGGRPALVLPKLEEPGFADIPLAELGIDVVTWVDGQDPHAMVADLASRGGAPARLAVADVMPARHVLPLRDALPDAEQVLAGTVLRELRMRKDAAEIEALRKAGAAIDRVHARMAEFLKPGRTEAEVGADISAAILEEGHTEAAFVIVGSGPNGASPHHAVSNRVIERGDVVVIDIGGPNAEGYNSDCTRTYAIGEPTQADVRETYAVLEAAQRAAVEAVRPGATAESIDAAAREPIAAAGFGEFFVHRTGHGIGLDVHEEPYIVGGNALPLEAGMAFSVEPGIYQPGRWGARIEDIVIVTEDGVESVNNQPHELMVLPA, from the coding sequence ATGGCCACCGTCTCGATTAAGCAGGATCCATCAGTGTTCGCGGCCCGGCTCATCAAAGCCGCCGAAACTGCTGCCGCGGCGGAACTCGACGCGCTGCTGATCACGCCCGGTTCCGATCTGCGCTACCTCCTCGGCGCGGGCGGGGAGTCGCACGAACGGCTGACCTGCCTGGTGTTGCCGGCCGGCGGCCGGCCCGCGCTGGTGCTGCCGAAGCTGGAGGAGCCCGGCTTCGCCGACATCCCGCTGGCCGAGCTCGGCATCGACGTCGTGACCTGGGTCGACGGCCAGGACCCGCACGCGATGGTGGCCGACCTGGCCAGCCGCGGCGGGGCGCCCGCCCGGTTGGCCGTCGCCGACGTGATGCCCGCGCGGCACGTGCTCCCGCTGCGCGATGCCCTGCCCGACGCCGAACAGGTGCTGGCCGGGACCGTGCTGCGCGAACTGCGGATGCGCAAGGACGCCGCCGAGATCGAGGCGCTGCGCAAGGCCGGGGCCGCCATTGACCGGGTGCACGCCCGGATGGCCGAGTTCCTCAAGCCGGGCCGGACCGAGGCCGAGGTCGGCGCCGACATCTCCGCCGCGATCCTCGAAGAGGGCCACACCGAGGCGGCGTTCGTCATCGTCGGCTCGGGACCGAACGGCGCCAGCCCGCACCACGCCGTGTCGAACCGGGTGATCGAGCGCGGCGACGTGGTCGTCATCGACATCGGCGGCCCGAACGCCGAAGGCTACAACTCCGACTGCACCCGCACCTACGCGATCGGCGAGCCCACGCAGGCGGACGTCCGCGAGACCTACGCAGTGCTGGAGGCCGCGCAGCGCGCCGCGGTCGAGGCGGTGCGGCCGGGCGCGACCGCCGAGTCGATCGACGCCGCCGCCCGCGAGCCGATCGCCGCCGCCGGGTTCGGCGAGTTCTTTGTGCACCGCACCGGGCACGGCATCGGGCTGGACGTGCACGAGGAGCCCTACATCGTCGGCGGCAACGCCCTGCCGCTGGAGGCGGGCATGGCGTTCAGCGTCGAGCCGGGCATCTATCAGCCGGGGCGCTGGGGCGCGCGGATCGAGGACATCGTCATCGTCACCGAGGACGGCGTGGAGAGCGTGAACAACCAGCCGCACGAGTTGATGGTGTTGCCGGCGTGA
- a CDS encoding Lrp/AsnC family transcriptional regulator — MEGTDRTILRELARDGRCSFTDLAERVGLSVSAVHQRVRRLEQRGALQGYTAKVDGDQIGLPLTAFISLTPIDPAAPDDYPQRLEHLPQIESCYSVAGDESYILQVRVASPLGLEELLRQIREAAKVSTRTTVVLSTPFENRPPAI; from the coding sequence CTGGAAGGCACCGACCGGACCATCCTGCGCGAACTCGCGCGGGACGGCCGGTGCAGCTTCACCGATCTGGCCGAACGCGTCGGTTTGAGCGTTTCCGCCGTGCACCAGCGGGTTCGCCGCTTGGAGCAGCGCGGTGCCCTGCAGGGCTACACGGCCAAAGTGGACGGTGACCAGATCGGGTTGCCGCTGACCGCGTTCATCTCGCTGACCCCGATCGACCCGGCCGCGCCGGACGACTACCCGCAACGGCTGGAGCACCTTCCGCAGATCGAGTCGTGCTATTCGGTGGCCGGCGACGAGTCCTACATACTGCAGGTGCGGGTGGCGTCGCCGCTGGGACTGGAGGAACTGCTCCGGCAGATCCGCGAGGCGGCGAAGGTGTCCACCCGAACGACGGTGGTGCTGTCGACCCCGTTCGAGAACCGCCCCCCGGCGATCTGA
- a CDS encoding GDSL-type esterase/lipase family protein has protein sequence MLAHKSKPLILLLVGTVLALAVLISDQYLPGLPLQPKQLPAAVVTLGDSTMSGEGGGNYEAGTNGEQDNWCHRSAAAPVNQLRLPPAVTRINLACSGARTDLVGATPKPGHAEGSQSQRLAELARRYRITDVVVQVGANDDPGFTEVVNQCVEAWVRQAPDGCAAPLRTAWPQRVERMKPKVLGALHDIRAAMDSAGYTPSSYSLIVPSYASPVGPGVKPELQDLSGCPFLTGDLEWIRDTGVPQLSAGLREVARQADARFLDLSRAGSGHEACTGNPRTAEGEWFTRLTVDWPSLQDERRAPHAMQESFHANAAGHTQLGHCLGEFMATDAPTAMCLPDERGNLRPVPEQLAAAQAHP, from the coding sequence ATGCTGGCGCACAAGTCGAAACCACTGATCCTGCTGCTGGTCGGCACCGTGCTCGCGCTCGCGGTGTTGATCAGCGACCAGTACCTGCCGGGATTGCCGCTGCAGCCCAAGCAGCTCCCGGCCGCGGTGGTGACACTCGGCGACAGCACGATGTCCGGCGAAGGCGGCGGCAACTACGAGGCCGGCACCAACGGCGAGCAGGACAACTGGTGCCACCGTTCGGCCGCCGCGCCGGTCAACCAGCTGCGGCTGCCGCCCGCCGTGACCCGCATCAACCTGGCTTGCTCAGGCGCGCGGACCGATCTGGTGGGCGCGACCCCGAAACCCGGCCACGCCGAGGGTTCCCAGTCGCAGCGGCTGGCCGAGCTGGCGCGGCGCTACCGGATCACCGACGTCGTGGTTCAGGTCGGCGCGAACGACGACCCGGGCTTCACCGAAGTCGTCAACCAGTGCGTGGAAGCCTGGGTGCGGCAGGCCCCGGACGGTTGCGCGGCGCCGCTGCGCACCGCGTGGCCGCAGCGCGTGGAGCGGATGAAGCCGAAGGTGCTGGGCGCGCTGCACGACATCCGGGCGGCGATGGACAGCGCGGGTTACACGCCGAGCAGCTACTCGCTGATCGTGCCGTCCTACGCCTCGCCGGTCGGCCCCGGGGTCAAGCCCGAGCTGCAAGACCTGTCCGGCTGCCCGTTCCTGACCGGCGACCTGGAGTGGATCCGGGACACCGGGGTGCCGCAGTTGTCGGCCGGGCTGCGGGAGGTCGCGCGGCAGGCGGACGCCCGGTTCCTGGACCTGTCCCGGGCGGGCTCCGGGCACGAGGCGTGCACCGGGAACCCGCGCACGGCAGAGGGCGAGTGGTTCACCCGGCTGACGGTCGACTGGCCGAGCCTCCAGGACGAGCGGCGCGCGCCGCATGCGATGCAGGAATCGTTCCACGCCAACGCCGCCGGGCACACACAACTGGGCCACTGCCTCGGCGAGTTCATGGCCACCGATGCCCCGACGGCGATGTGCCTGCCGGACGAGCGCGGCAACCTGAGGCCGGTCCCGGAACAACTCGCGGCCGCCCAAGCCCACCCATAA
- a CDS encoding FxsA family protein produces the protein MQILALLLVAGVVELAVLVAIGQAIGVLPTIGLLVAAAVLGSWLLRWQGRRTLQEFREATRQRRPPERELSDGVLIAAAGILIILPGFLSDVVGLLCLLPPVRAVLRKRMLRAAERRSKAMQDQMWLHTQQAYRRQGATAPGGDVIDGEVVSVTEDDEPAAAGPELLPPQRSAQAERPDGRPRR, from the coding sequence GTGCAGATCCTCGCCCTTCTCCTCGTCGCCGGTGTGGTCGAACTCGCCGTGCTGGTCGCCATCGGCCAGGCGATCGGGGTGCTGCCCACCATCGGCCTGCTGGTCGCCGCCGCCGTGCTGGGCAGCTGGCTGCTGCGCTGGCAGGGCCGCCGGACCCTGCAGGAGTTCCGCGAAGCCACGCGCCAGCGACGGCCTCCGGAGAGGGAGCTCTCCGACGGCGTGCTCATCGCCGCCGCGGGCATTCTGATCATCCTTCCGGGGTTCCTCAGCGACGTGGTCGGCCTGCTGTGCCTGCTGCCACCGGTCCGCGCCGTGCTGCGAAAGCGGATGCTGCGCGCGGCGGAGCGGCGGTCGAAGGCGATGCAGGACCAGATGTGGCTGCACACCCAGCAGGCCTACCGCCGGCAGGGCGCGACCGCGCCCGGCGGCGACGTCATCGACGGCGAGGTGGTTTCGGTCACCGAGGACGACGAGCCCGCCGCGGCCGGCCCGGAACTGCTTCCCCCGCAGCGGTCTGCGCAGGCAGAACGACCGGACGGGCGCCCGCGCCGGTGA